The DNA segment CCAAGCGGCCGCCGGGGTGCTCGACTCACGCTACGGCCGGTTGGTATCGCTTCCCCGTCGGGTGGGCGGCGAGTTGTACGGCAGCTTCCTACCCGGCACCCAGCAGAATCTGCAGCGCGCGCTGGACAGCCTGCTGGAACTGTTGCCAGCGGGATCCTGGTTGGATCACGCCGCAGATCACGCTCATGCCTCGCCCCGAGGCTGACCTCCCCCGCTACGAGTTCAGAAAGGGACGCCACGTGGACCTGCCCGGGAACGACGACTACGACGATGACCTCGGCGCCCTGGATTTCTCCGCCCGCGGTGCGGCCGGGGAGTCTTCTCTTGACGCGCTGGACGAGTACACGCCCGCTGAGCCCGCGGACACCGGAGCCGACCTGGACGCGCTGCATGGGCTCACCGAGCTCCAGGAAGAGCCTGAGCTGGAGTTGTTCACCGTGACCAACCCCCAAGGCAGCGTGTCGGTCACGACCATGATGGGCGGCATCATCCATCAGGTCACGCTGACCGACAAGGCTTCGAGCATGAGCGACTCCGCGCTTGCCGAGGAGATTTTCGTCATCGCCGACCTGGCCCGGCAGAAGGCGCGGGCAGCCCAGCACACCTTCATGGTGGAGCAGATGCGCGAAATGGCCGGTGAGGACGAACAAGAAAGCGCCCTGCTGCATGAATTCGTCGGTATGACACTGAATTTGCCGACTCCGGAGGAGGCCGCCGCGGCCGAAGCGGAAGTGTTCGCGACCCGATACGACGTTGACTACACCGCCCGGTATAACGGTGATAAATGACTGATCGCTTGGCCGGACTGTTCGAAAGTGCCGTCAGCATGCTGCCGCTGTCGGAGGCACGGGCGTTGGATCTGTTCACCGAGATCACCAACGACGACGAGTCGGCCTGCGACGCGTGGGTGGGCCGCATTCGGTGCGGTGACACCGATCGGGTGACCTTGTTTCGCGCCTGGTATTCGCGGCGAAACTTCGGTCAGTTGGCGGGCTCGGCCCAGATTTCGATGAGCACCCTGGGTGCCCGGGTGCCGATCGGGGGCCGCTACGGCGACATCACCTACCCGGTCACCTCGCCGTTGGCGATCACCATGGGTTTCGCCGCGTGTGAAGCGGCGCAAGGTAACTACGCCGACGCCCTAGAGGCCATCGAGGCCAGCGCGGTGAGCGGTTCGGAGCATCTGGTGGCCTGGCTCAAGGCGGTGATCTACGGTGCCGCCGAACGCTGGACCGACGTGATCGACGAGGTCAAGGGGGCCGGCAAGTGGCCGGACAAGTTCCTGACCGGTGCCGCCGGAGTCGCGCATGGGGTGGCTGCGGCGAATCTGGGGTTGTTCACCGAAGCCGAACGCCGCCTCACCGAAGCCAATGACTCACCGGCCGGTGAGGCGTGTGCGCCCGCGATCGCCTGGTATCTGGCGATGGC comes from the Mycobacterium shinjukuense genome and includes:
- a CDS encoding DUF2694 family protein, which encodes MDLPGNDDYDDDLGALDFSARGAAGESSLDALDEYTPAEPADTGADLDALHGLTELQEEPELELFTVTNPQGSVSVTTMMGGIIHQVTLTDKASSMSDSALAEEIFVIADLARQKARAAQHTFMVEQMREMAGEDEQESALLHEFVGMTLNLPTPEEAAAAEAEVFATRYDVDYTARYNGDK